One genomic window of Candidatus Kuenenia stuttgartiensis includes the following:
- a CDS encoding sodium:solute symporter family protein: MFERLHYIDVSIILAYLFFTFLIGVYFSRRASKNMDEFFVSGRCLPWWIVGTSMVATTFAADTPLAVSGLVAKGGIWKNWIWWNWGVGGIFAVFLFARLWNRAGITTDAELVELRYDGMAAACLRIYRAVWFGLFQNVLIIAWVMKAMSKIIVTIMGWDQTTIILGLNAEVFAVLVLFLITVVYTTMSGLWGVVATDVVQFIIAMTGSIYLAVASVIKLGGMAEIQRKLAEGHFDVDSVLRIIPKVTPLNHTTPFTEFLALVLIVWVVMYNVDGGGYIAQRLFAAKNERHSMFAYLWFNTAMICLRPWPWIIVGLCGMAYFGKIDDVETYYPLMMKETLPVGMFGVMIAAFFAAFMSTIDTQLNWGASIIVNDCYKRFFRKTSGDKEYVLIARIVIVCLAFLGAFFSFAVKDISQVWIIVFSVTAGIGSVYILRWYWWRVNAWSEISAFSLALAGTFVFKGIPFSNRLSFLKDTIWGKGLSGFYPEQPLFQFPYSIAVSMVVIIPAWIAITFITRPVSQNHLIAFYKKVYPGGPGWKSIAQKVPGYEDQGIKPVTFLHILLGIIVVNCILIGTGKVILGAEVSGIILLLVAIYSGTALFFFLKKQEKRLR; this comes from the coding sequence ATGTTTGAACGGCTTCATTACATCGACGTTTCCATTATCCTTGCCTATCTTTTCTTCACTTTTCTGATTGGTGTGTATTTTTCACGCCGTGCATCAAAAAACATGGACGAGTTTTTTGTTTCGGGGCGATGTTTGCCGTGGTGGATTGTAGGCACTTCTATGGTTGCCACAACGTTTGCGGCTGATACGCCCCTTGCTGTTTCCGGTCTTGTTGCAAAAGGTGGTATCTGGAAGAACTGGATTTGGTGGAATTGGGGAGTAGGCGGTATTTTTGCCGTATTTCTCTTTGCACGTCTCTGGAACAGGGCTGGCATTACCACAGATGCAGAGCTGGTTGAGCTGCGTTACGACGGCATGGCTGCCGCATGTCTCCGGATTTACCGTGCAGTATGGTTTGGCCTTTTTCAGAATGTGCTGATAATTGCATGGGTTATGAAGGCAATGTCCAAGATCATTGTCACCATCATGGGGTGGGACCAGACTACTATAATACTTGGGCTGAATGCCGAGGTATTTGCCGTTTTGGTGCTTTTCCTGATTACGGTTGTTTACACGACAATGTCAGGGCTTTGGGGGGTCGTTGCTACTGATGTGGTACAGTTTATCATCGCAATGACAGGATCAATTTATCTTGCAGTTGCTTCAGTTATAAAACTTGGCGGAATGGCTGAAATACAACGCAAACTGGCAGAAGGGCATTTTGACGTAGATTCTGTCCTGAGAATCATTCCAAAGGTTACGCCGCTTAACCATACCACACCGTTTACGGAATTCCTGGCGCTTGTCTTAATCGTGTGGGTGGTTATGTACAATGTGGATGGGGGAGGTTATATTGCGCAACGACTGTTTGCCGCAAAAAATGAACGGCATTCCATGTTTGCTTATTTATGGTTTAACACTGCCATGATATGCCTGCGTCCCTGGCCATGGATTATTGTCGGACTCTGCGGCATGGCATATTTTGGGAAGATTGATGACGTGGAAACATACTATCCGCTTATGATGAAAGAGACGCTGCCTGTAGGGATGTTCGGTGTTATGATCGCTGCATTTTTCGCGGCGTTTATGTCAACTATCGACACGCAGTTAAACTGGGGCGCCTCTATCATCGTTAATGATTGTTATAAACGTTTTTTTAGGAAAACATCAGGCGATAAAGAATATGTGCTGATAGCAAGAATCGTTATTGTATGCCTTGCCTTTCTTGGTGCGTTTTTTTCATTTGCAGTGAAGGATATTTCTCAGGTATGGATTATTGTATTTTCTGTTACAGCGGGGATTGGTTCTGTTTATATATTGCGCTGGTATTGGTGGCGGGTAAATGCATGGTCGGAAATTTCGGCGTTTTCCCTTGCGCTTGCCGGCACATTTGTCTTTAAAGGCATTCCGTTTTCAAATCGACTCTCTTTTTTAAAAGATACCATCTGGGGGAAAGGATTGTCCGGTTTTTATCCGGAACAACCACTGTTTCAGTTTCCCTATTCAATTGCAGTATCAATGGTTGTTATTATTCCCGCCTGGATAGCAATTACATTCATTACCCGTCCGGTATCCCAAAACCATCTTATCGCCTTTTACAAAAAGGTGTATCCCGGAGGGCCTGGTTGGAAGTCAATTGCGCAAAAAGTCCCCGGTTATGAAGATCAAGGGATTAAACCGGTAACTTTCCTTCATATTCTATTGGGAATTATCGTGGTAAATTGCATCCTGATAGGAACGGGAAAGGTTATATTGGGCGCTGAAGTATCGGGAATAATCTTATTGCTTGTTGCAATTTATTCGGGAACCGCATTGTTTTTTTTCCTGAAAAAACAAGAAAAACGCTTGCGATAA
- a CDS encoding class I SAM-dependent rRNA methyltransferase, giving the protein MKLPVISLKAKRNSLHPWIFNRMIRHPQKPVPPGTLVEVVSKEGGFIGRGIYNRKSNIGIRLLTENVTEHLCKEFILKKLEYAKALREEVLGIHKTSDCYRLVHGEADGLSGLIIDKFAHVIVVEPYSAGYIGIMDWIVSSLKTLYPDSNVTVRPDARNAEKEGVDFSKVSRIYPCPDSVIICENNMRMMINFKSGHKTGFFLDQRENRLALSLLCRDKEVLDCFCYTGGFGISAMRAGARSATGVDLDEKALETAKENARLNSAAISYVHIDVFDFLRKMYNSGTQTDVVILDPAKLAGCTGEIKRAMRTYGDINRLGMQVVRPGGILLTCSCSGLISEKDFLSILTRSAAEAGVILQIFKITGAAPDHPFSSVFPEGRYLKAVFARVFPFAGKKTFVPNSSEYESY; this is encoded by the coding sequence ATGAAACTTCCTGTTATATCACTTAAAGCAAAAAGAAATTCACTCCACCCATGGATCTTCAACCGCATGATTCGTCATCCGCAAAAACCTGTTCCACCAGGGACATTGGTTGAAGTGGTATCCAAAGAAGGAGGGTTTATCGGCAGGGGTATTTATAACCGGAAAAGCAATATCGGTATTCGGCTTTTAACCGAAAATGTTACCGAACATTTGTGCAAGGAATTTATATTAAAAAAACTTGAATACGCCAAAGCATTGCGTGAAGAGGTGTTGGGGATACATAAGACGTCGGATTGCTACAGGCTCGTTCATGGCGAGGCAGACGGGCTTTCCGGCCTGATCATTGATAAATTTGCCCATGTGATTGTAGTTGAACCTTATTCCGCCGGCTACATTGGAATTATGGACTGGATAGTTTCGTCACTAAAAACCCTCTATCCGGATAGCAATGTAACGGTAAGACCCGATGCCAGGAATGCGGAAAAAGAAGGGGTGGATTTCTCGAAAGTGTCAAGGATTTACCCGTGCCCTGATTCGGTGATAATCTGCGAAAACAATATGCGTATGATGATAAATTTCAAATCGGGACACAAAACAGGTTTTTTTCTTGACCAGAGGGAAAACCGTTTGGCCTTGTCTCTTTTATGTCGCGACAAGGAGGTGCTTGATTGTTTTTGTTACACCGGAGGGTTTGGAATATCTGCAATGCGTGCAGGCGCAAGGTCTGCAACAGGCGTTGACCTTGATGAAAAGGCATTAGAAACCGCAAAAGAAAACGCCCGGTTAAATTCGGCAGCTATTTCGTATGTACATATTGACGTATTTGATTTTTTAAGAAAAATGTATAACAGTGGTACGCAAACAGATGTGGTAATACTGGATCCCGCCAAGCTTGCCGGTTGTACAGGAGAAATAAAGAGAGCCATGAGAACATATGGAGATATTAACCGGCTTGGTATGCAAGTGGTCCGGCCAGGGGGGATATTGCTAACCTGTTCCTGTTCCGGCCTTATTTCAGAAAAAGATTTTCTTTCAATACTTACCCGTTCAGCCGCCGAAGCCGGTGTAATATTGCAAATATTTAAAATCACAGGAGCTGCGCCGGATCATCCGTTTAGTTCTGTATTTCCGGAAGGGAGATATCTCAAGGCCGTTTTTGCAAGAGTCTTTCCGTTCGCAGGAAAAAAAACATTCGTTCCGAATAGTTCGGAATATGAATCATACTAA
- a CDS encoding efflux RND transporter periplasmic adaptor subunit, translating to MFMRTCYFLIVPFVLLSIISSLFGQSEKQSPPPLVVVSEITTGIMTPKTEFIGTVNYPYISDVAAEVNGKADYVNLEEGFRVKKGELLVKTNSDLLRKEIKSKKALRDQVLSDIDLALLNKQRVEKLYHEEVVSQQMYDEIIFKLINFEKKSDSIKAELESLSIELQKKNIRSPFNGVILKKYVQVGEWLTPGTVIATIAQTDVVEVVLNVPEKICLLIKQNMDAVVKINEKIFHGKIFVVIPHGDVSTRTFPVRIRITDAETLMSGMEAVVSLPSGEETKSLLVDRDAIINFFGNTVVFAVKDSQAYMTPVRVLDYSETKAGIEGVGLMEGTEVVIKGNERLRDGQRINVKREGI from the coding sequence ATGTTTATGCGGACGTGTTATTTTCTTATCGTGCCTTTTGTGCTACTCTCAATTATTTCATCGCTTTTCGGACAAAGCGAAAAACAGAGTCCACCGCCGCTTGTCGTTGTTTCAGAAATCACCACCGGTATAATGACTCCAAAGACTGAATTTATAGGAACGGTAAATTATCCCTATATATCGGATGTTGCGGCTGAAGTAAATGGCAAGGCAGACTATGTAAACCTTGAAGAAGGTTTTAGGGTAAAGAAGGGAGAGTTGCTTGTAAAAACGAATTCGGATTTGCTGAGAAAAGAAATTAAATCGAAAAAGGCGTTAAGGGATCAGGTTTTATCCGACATCGATCTGGCATTATTAAACAAACAAAGGGTTGAAAAACTGTATCACGAAGAAGTCGTTTCTCAACAGATGTATGACGAAATTATATTTAAATTGATTAATTTTGAAAAAAAATCTGATTCAATAAAAGCGGAGTTGGAGTCGCTCTCAATCGAACTTCAAAAGAAAAACATACGGTCTCCCTTTAATGGAGTAATATTAAAAAAATATGTGCAGGTTGGCGAATGGCTTACGCCAGGTACTGTTATCGCAACCATTGCGCAAACCGATGTGGTTGAAGTAGTTCTTAACGTTCCTGAGAAAATATGTCTGTTAATAAAACAAAATATGGATGCCGTTGTCAAAATTAACGAAAAAATATTCCATGGGAAAATATTTGTCGTGATTCCCCACGGCGATGTGTCAACAAGAACGTTCCCTGTAAGAATAAGAATAACAGACGCTGAAACGCTTATGTCCGGTATGGAGGCTGTAGTATCTTTGCCCTCCGGAGAAGAAACGAAATCTCTTCTGGTGGACAGGGATGCAATAATCAACTTTTTCGGAAACACGGTGGTTTTTGCGGTAAAGGACTCACAAGCATATATGACGCCTGTTCGCGTACTGGACTACAGTGAAACAAAGGCTGGCATTGAAGGAGTTGGCCTTATGGAAGGAACAGAGGTGGTAATAAAGGGAAATGAACGGCTTCGTGACGGCCAGAGAATAAATGTAAAGAGAGAGGGGATATAA
- a CDS encoding TetR/AcrR family transcriptional regulator — MNKLQYSLYIMSGHQEEAHSARKKILETGLKLFSKKGYLGTTTREIAKEAGTAEVTIFRHFISKEKLFEEVLNTYSFLPALQGLLPEVAEMHYTEALTVIAERFLDTLAVRKDIIKIMHIEIQRYPQKILKMYHAFIDEIFKTLASYFTTMQKKGVLREFNAETAARAFLGMLFSYFDAKEFLMWKKYRIDDSDAIIKEFVDIFASGTMK, encoded by the coding sequence TTGAATAAACTACAGTATTCGTTATATATCATGTCCGGTCATCAGGAAGAAGCACACTCGGCGAGGAAAAAGATTCTGGAAACGGGATTGAAGCTTTTTTCAAAAAAAGGCTATCTTGGCACAACTACGAGAGAAATCGCAAAAGAGGCGGGCACTGCAGAGGTAACGATTTTCAGGCATTTTATATCAAAAGAAAAACTTTTTGAAGAAGTTTTAAATACCTATTCGTTTCTTCCGGCTTTGCAGGGACTTCTGCCGGAGGTTGCTGAAATGCATTATACGGAAGCATTGACTGTTATTGCGGAAAGATTCCTCGATACGCTTGCTGTGAGAAAAGATATTATAAAAATAATGCATATTGAAATTCAAAGATATCCTCAAAAAATCCTAAAAATGTATCATGCGTTTATTGATGAAATTTTTAAAACGCTGGCTTCCTATTTCACAACGATGCAAAAGAAAGGGGTTCTTCGGGAGTTTAATGCTGAAACTGCAGCACGTGCCTTCCTTGGGATGTTATTCTCCTATTTTGATGCAAAGGAATTTCTCATGTGGAAAAAATACAGAATTGATGATTCAGATGCGATTATAAAGGAATTTGTCGATATCTTCGCGTCAGGGACAATGAAATAA
- a CDS encoding Rap1a/Tai family immunity protein codes for MVIICAGVFNTVNADAVPFTSGIKLVDHMKENDKAVSGMKEVDWLKTGLYLGFIGGVYDACDGAFFCASPSDPTQGEIVSTVSKYLKENPERWNEPAVVLVVDALKEAYPCPQ; via the coding sequence ATGGTTATTATATGTGCGGGGGTTTTTAACACAGTGAATGCAGACGCCGTACCATTCACTTCAGGGATCAAACTTGTGGATCATATGAAGGAAAATGATAAGGCAGTGTCCGGGATGAAAGAGGTTGATTGGTTAAAGACAGGCCTTTATCTGGGTTTTATCGGAGGCGTTTATGATGCATGTGATGGGGCATTCTTTTGCGCGAGTCCATCAGACCCCACACAAGGAGAAATAGTGTCAACAGTGTCAAAATATTTAAAGGAAAACCCGGAAAGATGGAATGAACCAGCAGTTGTGTTAGTTGTTGATGCGTTAAAAGAGGCTTATCCATGTCCACAGTAA
- a CDS encoding efflux RND transporter permease subunit, with the protein MDSIRFSIEKPVTIIVGIIFVVLFGVISLLTMTYQLSPTITEPEITVTTTWVGATPYNIEREIIEEQEKVLKGIPGLVEMESESFDGMGSITLKFTIETRIDDALLRVSNKLNEVPEYPENVDKPIINPTGSAASPVIWIILHATEDNPRSIYSYRTYFEDEVRQYLDRVKGVADLAIHGGTDKEMHIIINPQKMAAYGVTITELVSLLKAENVNISSGIMGIERRDYRIRTIGEFNSAKEIENIIIKSDGQQRIVLSDLAKVSFGYEKLSNVMLHNGEEAIAIGVKPESGVNVLELTNTIYEVVDWLNKEKLAEEKVYLKWVYDQRPYINGAIRLVKNNILIGGFLAIAVLLLFLRNVSSTVIIATSIPISIFGTFLFLKAFGRNLNVISLAGISFAVGMLVDNAIVVLENIDRHRKSGKTAFLAAYEGTKEVWGAILASTLTTIAVFLPIVFVQEEAGQLFRDIAIAVTCAVGLSFFVSVFVIPMFSEQLFRRLKVKTKSFAGPGVLLKAGAFFQKIIMALVAFAIKEGKTRIATILILTAFSFIATILLLPKMEYLPQGNRNLVMSILVPPPGLSYKERMDIGRHIANQLGPYMQKDHNGFPGISDVFYIGADTRMVFGAKCMHEERAGELVPLFMQTIQSIPGMYGVSMQAGIFETGIGEGRTIEVDISGSDIHQIVQVSGTMFGMIKKELPDAQIRPIPSLEILFPELKIVPSRDRLMAAGMNTYELGIALDILMDGRKIGYYKQEGQKKIDLIVKASDETIHTPEILYNSLISLPNRSVVPVYSLSQLQRTTGITQIRHLERDRTITLQVTPPETIPLQEAMEIIDGTVLQTLKEQDMLQGVTIRLSGAADKLTTTRKALQWNFALAVVITYLLMSALFGNFIYPLIIMFTIPLAAAGGFIGLRLVNICIALQPFDILTMLGFVILIGVVVNNAILIVYQALNNVRFQGMNHHDAVIESTRTRLRPIFMSAFTSIFGMLPLVIAPGPGSELYRGLGSVMLGGLAFSTIFTIFIIPAILMFAIRMEKTENTQS; encoded by the coding sequence TTGGACAGCATCAGATTTTCCATTGAAAAACCGGTTACTATTATCGTTGGGATTATCTTTGTTGTGCTTTTCGGGGTAATCAGCCTTCTCACAATGACATACCAGTTAAGTCCCACCATTACCGAACCCGAAATTACGGTTACTACTACGTGGGTGGGAGCTACTCCATACAACATTGAACGTGAAATAATCGAAGAACAGGAAAAGGTTTTAAAAGGCATACCCGGACTTGTAGAAATGGAGAGCGAGTCGTTTGACGGTATGGGTTCAATTACACTAAAATTCACAATTGAAACTAGAATTGACGATGCATTGTTGCGGGTCTCCAACAAACTCAACGAAGTGCCTGAATATCCTGAAAATGTTGATAAACCAATAATCAATCCCACGGGAAGTGCGGCATCACCCGTTATATGGATTATTTTGCATGCAACGGAAGACAATCCCCGCTCGATTTATTCCTACAGGACATATTTTGAAGACGAGGTCAGACAATATCTTGACCGGGTAAAGGGGGTTGCAGATCTTGCGATTCATGGCGGGACTGACAAAGAGATGCATATCATTATCAATCCCCAAAAAATGGCTGCATACGGTGTAACAATAACGGAACTTGTTTCTCTCTTAAAAGCGGAAAACGTGAATATCTCTTCAGGTATTATGGGCATTGAAAGAAGGGATTACCGGATAAGAACGATTGGGGAATTTAATTCGGCGAAAGAAATTGAAAATATAATAATAAAATCCGATGGCCAGCAGCGAATCGTACTTTCGGATTTGGCAAAAGTCAGTTTTGGTTATGAAAAACTAAGCAATGTAATGCTCCATAATGGTGAAGAAGCCATTGCTATTGGCGTAAAACCGGAATCGGGCGTAAACGTACTTGAACTTACTAATACCATTTATGAAGTAGTGGATTGGTTGAATAAAGAAAAACTTGCCGAAGAAAAGGTTTATCTGAAATGGGTATACGATCAGAGGCCTTATATTAACGGGGCAATCCGGCTTGTGAAAAATAATATCCTTATTGGTGGCTTTCTCGCAATAGCAGTATTGCTGCTTTTCCTGAGAAATGTTTCTTCCACCGTAATAATCGCCACTTCTATTCCCATAAGCATTTTTGGCACGTTTTTGTTCTTGAAGGCATTTGGAAGAAATCTTAATGTTATAAGCCTTGCCGGAATTTCTTTTGCGGTCGGGATGCTTGTAGATAACGCTATCGTGGTGCTGGAAAATATTGATCGTCACAGAAAATCGGGGAAGACCGCTTTTCTTGCCGCATATGAAGGAACGAAAGAAGTATGGGGAGCAATACTCGCCTCTACGCTCACAACAATTGCGGTATTTCTTCCCATAGTGTTTGTGCAGGAAGAAGCTGGCCAGCTCTTCAGAGATATTGCAATTGCGGTAACATGCGCCGTAGGATTAAGTTTCTTCGTTTCTGTTTTTGTGATCCCCATGTTTTCGGAACAACTGTTCCGAAGGTTAAAAGTAAAAACAAAATCATTCGCCGGGCCTGGTGTGCTTCTGAAAGCAGGTGCATTTTTTCAGAAAATAATCATGGCTTTAGTGGCATTCGCAATTAAGGAGGGGAAAACCAGAATAGCAACTATTTTAATTCTTACCGCGTTTTCCTTTATTGCGACAATACTCTTATTGCCAAAGATGGAGTATCTTCCACAGGGAAACAGGAATCTTGTTATGAGCATACTCGTACCTCCTCCAGGCCTCTCTTACAAAGAAAGAATGGACATTGGCAGGCACATAGCCAATCAGCTTGGTCCTTACATGCAGAAAGATCATAACGGATTCCCAGGAATAAGTGATGTGTTTTATATCGGGGCGGACACAAGGATGGTTTTTGGCGCAAAATGCATGCATGAAGAACGCGCCGGAGAACTGGTGCCTTTGTTTATGCAAACAATCCAATCCATTCCCGGGATGTACGGAGTAAGCATGCAGGCAGGCATTTTTGAAACAGGTATTGGGGAAGGGCGTACCATCGAAGTGGATATTAGCGGCAGCGATATTCATCAAATTGTACAAGTGTCAGGAACCATGTTCGGAATGATAAAGAAAGAACTTCCCGACGCCCAGATCAGGCCGATACCCTCACTAGAGATCCTTTTTCCAGAGTTAAAAATAGTGCCATCAAGAGATCGCCTCATGGCTGCGGGGATGAATACTTATGAACTTGGCATTGCCCTTGACATACTAATGGATGGAAGGAAGATCGGATATTATAAACAAGAAGGGCAAAAAAAAATCGACCTTATCGTTAAGGCGTCTGATGAAACTATTCATACGCCTGAAATATTATATAACTCACTTATTTCTCTTCCCAATAGATCTGTAGTACCGGTATATTCCCTCTCTCAGCTTCAGCGAACAACCGGCATTACTCAAATCCGGCACCTGGAAAGGGATCGTACAATAACACTCCAGGTGACCCCTCCCGAAACGATCCCCCTGCAGGAAGCAATGGAGATCATTGACGGGACGGTTTTGCAAACACTAAAAGAACAGGACATGCTTCAGGGGGTAACCATAAGATTGTCTGGTGCAGCGGATAAACTCACCACAACAAGAAAAGCGCTGCAATGGAATTTTGCCCTTGCAGTTGTTATTACGTATTTATTAATGTCCGCCTTGTTCGGGAATTTTATCTACCCCTTAATTATCATGTTTACCATTCCTCTTGCCGCTGCAGGAGGTTTTATCGGGCTAAGATTGGTCAATATATGTATTGCCTTGCAGCCTTTTGACATTTTGACCATGCTCGGCTTTGTAATTCTTATCGGTGTTGTTGTTAATAACGCTATTCTCATTGTATATCAGGCACTGAATAATGTTCGATTCCAGGGGATGAACCATCATGACGCCGTAATTGAGTCAACGAGGACAAGGTTAAGGCCGATATTTATGAGCGCATTTACCAGTATATTCGGCATGCTTCCCCTAGTCATCGCGCCTGGTCCTGGTTCCGAATTATACAGGGGATTGGGGAGTGTAATGCTTGGAGGGCTGGCATTTTCGACAATTTTTACCATCTTCATCATTCCCGCCATTCTCATGTTCGCCATAAGAATGGAAAAGACGGAGAATACGCAAAGCTGA
- a CDS encoding DUF445 domain-containing protein produces MVFLVSYFYPSFFGKTVIVHASLFALSGALTNWVAIHMLFEKIPGLYGSGIITLRFEQFKEGIRSLIMENFFTEKNFAKVTQETLPHTIKPELVMDQIDFDKVFAGLVSTVKKSTFGGMLDMFGGKNALEPLREPFKAEMEKQVTDIITNIDIASILQKETDFDSFRSKIDTMVNARLNELSPQHVKKIVEEMIRSHLGWLVVWGGVFGALIGFFSALLL; encoded by the coding sequence ATTGTCTTTCTTGTTTCTTATTTTTATCCATCTTTTTTTGGAAAGACAGTGATAGTGCATGCAAGTCTCTTTGCCTTGTCCGGCGCATTGACAAACTGGGTAGCCATTCATATGTTATTCGAAAAAATACCCGGCCTGTACGGTTCAGGAATAATTACGCTCAGGTTTGAACAATTTAAGGAAGGCATTCGTTCGTTGATTATGGAGAATTTTTTTACAGAAAAAAACTTTGCCAAAGTCACGCAGGAAACACTTCCTCATACCATAAAGCCGGAACTTGTAATGGATCAGATAGATTTTGACAAAGTATTTGCCGGGCTGGTTTCCACCGTGAAAAAATCGACCTTTGGCGGCATGCTGGATATGTTTGGAGGAAAAAATGCCCTTGAACCGCTGAGAGAACCATTTAAAGCCGAAATGGAAAAACAGGTGACGGATATCATAACAAACATTGACATAGCTTCGATATTGCAAAAAGAAACTGATTTCGACTCCTTTCGGTCGAAGATTGATACTATGGTAAATGCGAGACTCAATGAATTATCGCCGCAACATGTAAAGAAAATTGTTGAGGAAATGATACGCAGTCACCTGGGCTGGCTTGTTGTTTGGGGAGGGGTATTTGGGGCGTTGATTGGTTTTTTCAGCGCACTTCTGCTCTGA
- a CDS encoding thermonuclease family protein, protein MKLSPKVIVLFFLFNVVFLPHLFARDKAIVLSVIDSDTLRVRYKSNEERFKLVGITTPDTKLNSAVLDNAEKYEKDVNDILLIGKRTLEFTKSLVKPNDKVSIEFDIQFLDKDGRYLGYVYLEDGRMLNEEIIKAGFASPSAERLNVKYKKKFQKAFADARENRKGLWNPAESGK, encoded by the coding sequence ATGAAACTATCTCCCAAAGTTATTGTTTTGTTTTTCTTATTCAATGTTGTATTCTTACCCCATCTTTTTGCAAGGGACAAGGCAATTGTGTTATCCGTGATCGATAGTGATACTTTAAGGGTAAGGTATAAAAGCAACGAAGAACGGTTTAAATTGGTGGGAATAACCACGCCCGACACTAAGCTAAACAGTGCAGTACTGGACAACGCCGAAAAATATGAAAAAGATGTAAACGACATCCTGCTGATAGGCAAACGTACCCTGGAGTTTACGAAAAGCCTGGTAAAACCGAATGATAAAGTATCGATAGAGTTTGACATCCAGTTTTTGGATAAGGACGGCAGGTATCTGGGATACGTATATCTTGAGGATGGAAGGATGCTTAATGAGGAAATTATTAAGGCTGGGTTTGCAAGCCCTTCTGCTGAGCGACTCAATGTTAAATATAAAAAGAAATTCCAGAAGGCATTCGCAGATGCAAGAGAAAATAGAAAAGGGTTGTGGAATCCGGCGGAGTCTGGTAAATAA